A stretch of Telopea speciosissima isolate NSW1024214 ecotype Mountain lineage chromosome 11, Tspe_v1, whole genome shotgun sequence DNA encodes these proteins:
- the LOC122644696 gene encoding probable terpene synthase 11, whose translation MATLKANFSLFPSFFPNVPSSRRVSSSWKRNYSASTTSGSFYCKLTQFPSSSASQLKPSLIHSDESSSNTGLAGFGASSNGTKGIEELVQRVRRDMFINSGDPMRNLKLVDTLQRLGIAYHFDEEVNAVLDDVMSRRKRKNEEDDLFVTALRFRLLRQNGYHVSPDDAFHKFINKEGKFQEALSNDIVGMLSLYEVSYLGAKGEEILSEAMEFTKNNLRTSMPNLDLPLAREVGTALEVPRHLRMVRLEARRYIDEYALKTAGSTVLVELAKLDFNNIQLLHQMELAEVIRWWKELGLVEKLSFARDRPLECFLWTVGIFPDPWHSKCRIELTKTIAILLVIDDIFDSYGSIEELVLFNNAIQRWDLEAIEQLPEYMKICYMALFNTTNEIGYRVFKEHGWSIIPHLKRTWIDMFEGFLVEAKWFNKKYVPTQEEHLVNGVTTAGTYMALVHAFFLMGEGVTKETIKMMEPYPMIFSHSGMILRLWDDLGTWREEQERGDVASSIECAMREHINISSVDEACDYIRQLIHNLWTELNGQLVAPEGLPLSIIKASLNLSRTSQVIYQQGYDNNASTVEDNIQLLLFRPIP comes from the exons ATGGCAACTTTGAAGGcaaatttttctctcttcccttcatTCTTTCCTAATGTGCCTTCTTCCCGAAGGGTCTCCTCTTCTTGGAAAAGAAACTACTCGGCATCTACTACTTCAGGTTCTTTCTACTGCAAGTTGACACAATTTCCCTCATCTTCTGCTTCACAATTGAAACCATCTCTCATACACAGTGATGAATCTTCTTCCAATACA GGATTAGCTGGTTTTGGGGCTAGTAGTAATGGAACAAAAGGCATTGAAGAACTGGTCCAGCGGGTGCGGAGAGACATGTTTATAAACTCAGGTGACCCCATGAGAAATTTGAAGCTGGTTGACACCCTTCAAAGGCTGGGCATTGCGTACCATTTTGATGAGGAGGTTAATGCAGTCTTAGATGATGTGATGtcgagaagaaaaaggaaaaacgaAGAGGACGACCTCTTTGTTACTGCTCTTCGCTTCAGATTACTCAGACAGAATGGCTACCATGTATCTCCAG atgATGCGTTTCACAAGTTCATCAACAAGGAAGGGAAATTCCAGGAGGCATTAAGCAATGATATAGTAGGGATGCTAAGTTTGTATGAAGTTTCCTACTTAGGTGCAAAAGGAGAGGAAATATTATCAGAGGCCATGGAATTCACCAAAAATAACTTGAGAACATCAATGCCGAATTTGGATCTTCCTCTTGCTAGAGAAGTTGGAACAGCCTTGGAGGTCCCCAGGCACTTAAGGATGGTAAGGTTAGAAGCTAGAAGGTATATTGATGAATATGCCCTGAAAACCGCAGGAAGCACAGTTCTTGTAGAGCTTGCAAAGTTGGATTTTAACAACATTCAATTGCTACACCAAATGGAATTGGCAGAAGTAATCAG GTGGTGGAAAGAATTAGGGCTTGTTGAGAAGCTAAGCTTTGCGCGGGATCGACCATTGGAGTGTTTCCTATGGACTGTTGGAATATTTCCAGACCCATGGCACTCAAAATGTCGAATTGAGCTAACAAAAACAATCGCCATCTTATTagtcattgatgacatcttcgACTCATATGGATCAATAGAAGAACTTGTTCTCTTCAATAATGCAATTCAAAG ATGGGATCTTGAAGCAATTGAACAACTTCCTGAATACATGAAGATATGTTATATGGCTTTGTTTAATACTACCAACGAGATTGGCTATAGAGTCTTTAAAGAACATGGATGGAGCATCATCCCTCATTTGAAGAGAACG TGGATAGATATGTTTGAAGGATTTCTAGTTGAAGCTAAATGGTTTAACAAGAAATATGTGCCTACACAAGAGGAACATTTAGTAAATGGAGTTACCACAGCAGGGACATATATGGCCTTAGTGCATGCTTTCTTTCTTATGGGAGAAGGAGTTACAAAGGAAACCATCAAGATGATGGAGCCTTATCCCATGATATTCTCCCATTCAGGAATGATCCTTCGGCTTTGGGATGATTTGGGAACATGGAGG GAGGAGCAAGAAAGGGGGGATGTGGCATCAAGCATAGAATGTGCAATGAGAGAACACATTAATATTTCATCGGTAGATGAAGCATGTGATTACATACGACAACTCATTCACAACTTATGGACTGAACTCAATGGGCAGTTAGTAGCTCCAGAAGGGTTGCCTTTATCAATCATTAAAGCGTCATTGAACCTCTCAAGGACTTCCCAAGTTATTTATCAACAAGGATATGACAACAATGCTTCAACCGTCGAAGATAATATACAATTATTGCTCTTTAGACCCATTCCCTGA